The DNA region GCTCTCTGCCATGTAAAAATGATCCATGATAGCTAAAAGGGCAGCACCCACAACAGGGATAATCCAACTTGGCCAGCAGCTTTTGTACATTGAACTTGAATTCTCAGATCCGAAACCTTTACGGTCAATAGGATGGAGTTCCCCAACGTAGTACTGTTTAAGCATCTCCTTGGCATCAGAAGAGTGTCCCACTACTTCAAAGCTTTCAGTCGCATCCCAACCAGTTAGTTCAATGGGAACCTCTTCTCCATCCGGGTGCTCGCTGAAGAAGTGAGTGAGGTCATAGACTCTCCCATGGATCACTATCCACATGTCGTTCTCCGAGTTGCACTTCGCCACCTCATAGGGCCGGTGGTAGGTGACCCAGGCCTCGGGCTCCTGCCCCTCTATGCTGCCGCTACCGCCTTTGACCGCCATAGAGATCAGAGGCGCCCCCTCTCGGCAGCTAGCCGACTTCAGGGGGCAGGATTTGCTCTCTCCCCAATAATCTCAATCAGTATCCTTGATTCCTTAGGATTTTCTAAGGAAGCCATCATGTTATAAGGAAATAAAGAGTTTTATTGCTTCTTTACTCATCTTtacacctttaatttctttcccttgtCTCCTTGAAATTACAAGGATAGATCCTCAAATTATTCCTGTATTTAAGAAAATTTCTTGTATATTTGCATTGCAAATGATTCTTGTTTTTAGTTTTaggtagatttttaaaatcatatatttatttaaagattCCTCTGTGCCTAAACTTTGTAGATAAATGAGTCAAAGTTTTACTTTTCTGAGGTCTTTTTTTCTCCTAGCTATTGAAATGGTCAGGtgctcttagattttttttttaatatgataaattaTAGTGATCGCTTTCCTTATGTTAAATCATCTTtactccttcttttcttcatcttttcctggtttagatgctagtactatatttgtctcataaaaagacTTTGGCAGAGTACTTTATAcatcaatttttgagaataaagttttaataatataaatattaattaatcttTAAAAGTCTGATTAAACTCTCCTGTAAATCTATCAGAACCAGGAGTCCTCTCCAACCCACTCCCAACTCCCCAGTAATTCCTTTACACTGAAttatatttccttctctaagattatatttaagatctttttttgattttgatttgatttgaatttAGTTTGGgtatttcctatttttaaataATCCTTTATCTCCTTTGTGTTCTCAGCTTTGCTGACATACACCTCTAGATAGTTGGctatcataattatttttatttcttctgattttactattgatttgttttctttacctctttaaaaaaaaatcagattgacTAAAGGTTTATCAGTTTAGTTAGTTTTTTCCCAAAGTATAACTCTTCAGTTTTCATTATCAATTCTAGTCTTTTTGGTTTctaatttatttgtttcttttctaattttcaaaatttttttcttttgtgcttattttggtTTCTATTTTTAAGTACATATTTAGCCCATTAATACTATCTGTTTTatttaatgtatgtttgtagggATGTGATTTTTTCCTATGAGTACTACTGTAGCCCAGAAatgttggtatgttgtctcattatcattgtctttcacatatttattaattgcttctatTTTTTGTTCCTTAACCCACTactttttttgaaatttctttattAAGTCTTAATTTAAGTCCTTATTTTGGTTTGTTTATGCTCtatgaattattattgttattgctatgATTTGTAAAAGATGTttgttatttctgctttttacatttatttgcaatTTATTTGCGTTCTAATCCATAGTTAATTTTTGTAAAAGGGCTATACAAagctgaaaaaatatatatgtaatttagtGGATCTATTATAAAGGTGTCCTGTATCTTTTAGCTGATTTCTCTAacaatttattcaattttatttcccttttgtttagCATTCTATAAGATTTGTCTAAttctgagaaagaaaaattaaagcctCCTACTAATTTCAGATAActtacaatgttttttttttgaaattcacctaatttttcctttgtgaatttaAATGCTCTGTCATTTGGAGCACACAAGTTTAATATTGAGTTGTCTGTGGtttctttaaatataatttatttttttatttatccctACTTATATTAtagattcttatttttttttctgttctgataGCATGATTACACTTCCtgccttttttggtttcattttttgcaTAGTAATTTTTTACTGCCtctcatatttattttacatatgtctttgctttttaaatatattttatataagcaATATGTTATGGTAGTTTTTTTCTATCCAatttatcactctcatttgttgAATTATTTAATCCAATCAGTTGAAAGTTATGAAAGttaaattgggggggggagggggacatcAGCAATTAggattttgtgttgttttgcttCCTCTTTTATGTCAGTACTTTCTCCGTAAGATTAGTTCTCCTTAATCTACTTTAATACTACCCTATTTTCACAAACTCTCTTCTCTTAACCTCTCCCCCTCAACTCTAGCATCTTCTGTTTGCCAACCCTTTCCCTAAGTTTGGGGTTTTACTTActgatttatatttattttcttcttttaaattgtCTAATtcatctcctcttttccccttccttcctttttcccatcTCAGTTAATTGGCTaatttaagatcccttccaacctcatttctttgttatttttttcctttttctatgccCTTTTCCATAAACAGTATATCTAgagatttatttattcattagcaTCTTTTCAGATTAAATCTTCTTAAGTACCAAGTTTGAGTTCTCTCTTCTAACCAATTTCTTTTATTACCTTTGTAAATTTTGCccccttgccattttttttttttttactgttgtaCTATAGCCAAGAATGTGCTGCAGTTGCTCATATTGGTCCAGGAGGgttgactgttaaattttcagtgtgatatgattgtgatgaagtactattgtgctataagaaatgacaagggggatggtttcagaaaaaaacaaacaaacatgaactgatgcaaagtgaagtaagcagaaccagtaaaTCATTATgcatagcaacagcaatattgtaatgatgatcaactgaaaacttagctactctgatcaatataatgatccaagatcaTTCTGAAGGACTACATGAAAATACTATACAGGTCCAGAGAGAGAACTtttgaactctgagtacaaattgaagtataattgtctcatttttttttttttacttttcttgcttttttgtgatatggctaatatggaaatattttttgtatgatttcacatgtgtttGCTTTCTCAGTAGGTGTGAGAGTAgcagggggagagaatttggaattcaaaatttaaaaaaagaaatgttaaaaaaaaacttttcagtgtgagcattatATGTCAGGAATCAGCAAAGTCTATAAATCATGACTTGAGTGCCTTTAGGGATAGAGTCCCTGTGGAGTCCGCCAGCCAGAGAGGCAATGTTTGTGTATTGGAGTTGACAAGAAGCGAAGGGATTGGAAAAGCAAAGAGTGGCCTACTAGTTCTATGTCAAGCTATAAGACAGGAAAAAGGCCTATCGTTTTCATCGCCATGAACATGTTCATTCAAACAGACCCGCAGTCTCTCTTCCAGAACAGACTTCCATTGTCAGTTCTGACTCCTGTCCTCCGCTGTGTCAGACAGCACCTGCAGCCTCAACAATGGGCAATAGGCCCTCAGTAAACATTCCTGATTCAGGGCCTCAGTCTGCTTTGCCCTGACCTGGCCCAGGGCTGGCACTATTTGCTTTGGAAGATCCCACATTAGTTACTTAGGTCATCTGTTTAATCGATGAGTTTTTAATAGCTATCAGAGAGGATTGGGAGACTCAGAGGTCAACTCCCAAGTCAAAGGAGCCTTCCTTTCTGCCTTACAGACATGCTGAGGACAGAAAATTAGTGTCAACTCATCCATCTGCTGTGGAGAGACTATGAGTTCAGTTGCACTGGACAAGCATTTTTGTAAGGATATCACTGTGAAATGATTTGGATCTCTTTGTATTTTAAAGACTTTTATGACCTATactcagggtagctaggtggcataatggatagagtgcctggcctgaagtcaagaagactcatctctctgaattcaaatctggtctcagacactttctagctgtgtgaccctggacaagtcgcttcaccctgtttgcctcagtttcctcatcggccaaatgagctggagaaagaaaatggcaaaccactccagtatctttgctaaggaaaccccaaatggggtcacggagagttgaacatgactgaaaatgactgaacaacctgGATTTGAGCTTGGGTTGAGTTTCTTACAACATCTCTGCTCTAAGGTTGGGTAATTTCTTGatctcagtttcattttctgtaaaatgaatgaatgaaaaagcatttattaagcgtgaAGTTCTGAGCTATGCCTTGAAGATACAGGCAGAAAGCAAGAGCagccctggcctcaaggagcgtacattctgatgggggagatgcAGCCCAGAGGACATTTCAGCTGCAAGTTGAATGGAAGTCTCCTAGGCAGGAACAGCAAAATAAATGGTAACGCATCTTCTTTAGTGTTCCatccattgataaaatcatatcccAACAGGTGTGGCAGTGCATGCCTACAACTCCAGTTATCAGGGAGGCAGAGGCTGGAGTCTCTCTAAAGCCGGCTTTCTGAGCTCTGGTGGTCTGTGCTGATCTGGTGCCTGCACTAAGTTTGGCATTAATATGGTGAGGCTTTGGGATCGGGGAGCCACCAGTTTGCATAAAGAGAGGTGAACTGGCCTCAGAAATGGAGCagctcagtcagtcagtcaataaacatttattaagcacctactatgtgccaggcactggggatacaaaaagagttgaaagacagtccctgccctcaaggagctcaccatccaATAGGGAAGAGGTCAAAATTGTGATGCTGTTGCTAATGAGCATCATGTACTTCTAGCCTGGGCAAGAAGGGgacccagtctttaaaaaaattaataaatattttaaaaaatctcacgTTCATTTCCAATGTTGAAACACTTCACGGTGTCAAGGACTTTGATGGTGAGACCTTGATTTGGGGGTTTTCGGTAACTAAGTTGCTGAGGAGATGGGGGATGCAGAACCTGTAAGCTCAGTGGTCAGGTTGTACCTCCAAAGGCGTTGCTACCTGGGATGATGGCTGTGGAAATGGGGCTAGAACCAGTGGTCTGGGAGGGTGCTTCAGTTCCTGGGTCACTTCTCCATTGCTAGTGGTGATGGTGAGGAAGGCAAGCCTCTTCTCCATCAGTGATTGCTCCCCTCCATAATCGCCATGGGATCCCAGCTGGAAACAGGATCTGTGACTGAGGCGAGGGGGAACACTGCTATACCCAAGGCTATTGGGTTCAGGGTCCAGGGCTATCTTTATCAGAGGATGAAGGGTAGAGATTGTTGAAGTGGTGCTTCTGATGGTGTGAATGAAAGGGCtgcatgtggtacagtggaaagaatattggagttGGAATTACAGTTtggtgttcaaatcccacttctgttaGTTCaaatcaataggcatttactaagtgcctgctatatgccaggcactgtgctaagtgctggggatacaaataagaaaa from Trichosurus vulpecula isolate mTriVul1 chromosome 1, mTriVul1.pri, whole genome shotgun sequence includes:
- the LOC118834608 gene encoding cytochrome b5 type B-like, whose protein sequence is MAVKGGSGSIEGQEPEAWVTYHRPYEVAKCNSENDMWIVIHGRVYDLTHFFSEHPDGEEVPIELTGWDATESFEVVGHSSDAKEMLKQYYVGELHPIDRKGFGSENSSSMYKSCWPSWIIPVVGAALLAIMDHFYMAESKLS